A single genomic interval of Dysidea avara chromosome 6, odDysAvar1.4, whole genome shotgun sequence harbors:
- the LOC136257381 gene encoding uncharacterized protein isoform X2 encodes MMKGGELGMDKKFASLSELVSEKTLNVVGFTDMMEIHPKGLNGSSKDWKWKNISFSHTSCRADVQVEISPTKWHWGGGDFTN; translated from the exons ATGATGAAAGGTGGTGAGCTGGGTATGGACAAGAAGTTTGCTTCTCTGTCAGAATTGGTGTCTGAGAAGACACTGAATGTTGTGGGCTTTACTGACATGATGGAAATACATCCGAAA GGACTTAATGGGAGCAGCAAGGACTGGAAGTGGAAAAACATTAGCTTTTCTCATACCAGCTGTAGAGCTGATGTACAAGTTGAAATTTCTCCCACGAAATG gCACTGGGGTGGTGGTGATTTCACCAACTAG
- the LOC136257381 gene encoding uncharacterized protein isoform X1 has product MSVCSILLLTDEETGACTSLEEMMKGGELGMDKKFASLSELVSEKTLNVVGFTDMMEIHPKGLNGSSKDWKWKNISFSHTSCRADVQVEISPTKWHWGGGDFTN; this is encoded by the exons ATGAGTGTGTGTTCCATTTTGTTGTTGACAGATGAAGAGACTGGAGCTTGTACCAGTCTGGAGGAGATGATGAAAGGTGGTGAGCTGGGTATGGACAAGAAGTTTGCTTCTCTGTCAGAATTGGTGTCTGAGAAGACACTGAATGTTGTGGGCTTTACTGACATGATGGAAATACATCCGAAA GGACTTAATGGGAGCAGCAAGGACTGGAAGTGGAAAAACATTAGCTTTTCTCATACCAGCTGTAGAGCTGATGTACAAGTTGAAATTTCTCCCACGAAATG gCACTGGGGTGGTGGTGATTTCACCAACTAG